A single genomic interval of Spinacia oleracea cultivar Varoflay chromosome 6, BTI_SOV_V1, whole genome shotgun sequence harbors:
- the LOC110780366 gene encoding uncharacterized protein, with translation MYIQMRKRERPLFVLPGLFPNYFSLKKTSLFSPSLFLSQFPHRPSQSEKQESELVDVGSSVLDKLKDLYLKKLWHQPSRATKVHCSHKFQGLFYHLRRRPTPPYPGCRRLIQSLLSPPLTASKEAQVQSDIALLCK, from the exons ATGTACATACAAATGCGGAAAAGGGAAAGACCCTTATTTGTGTTACCGGGTCTCTTTCCCaactatttttcattaaaaaaaacctCTCTCTTCTCTCCATCTCTCTTCCTCTCCCAATTTCCCCACCGCCCCTCTCAATCAGAGAAACAAGAGAGTGAACTCGTCGATGTAGGCTCTTCAGTACTGGATAAACTCAAAGATCTGTACCTGAAGAAGTTATGGCATCAACCTTCTCGAGCTACAAAAGTTCATTGCTCTCATAAGTTCCAG GGTTTGTTTTACCACCTCCGCCGCCGCCCAACACCGCCCTACCCAG GTTGTAGAAGACTAATTCAGAGTCTACTCTCACCGCCTCTCACCGCCTCCAAGGAAGCTCAG